The Actinomycetota bacterium genome segment AGTCCCAGGCCGTAGCGGTCGTACAGGGGGAGCGGGGCGGAACCAGGGGGGACCGCGACCATGGTCGTCATCTCGGCCAACAGCGGGGGGGGCAGCAGGCGGCCGCCCAGCAGGGCCCGGAAGAAGCGGGTCAGGTCGGGCAGGGTGGACACCAGCGCGCCCGCCGCCCCGGCCCACGAGGGATTCTGGACGGTGAAATCGAGCAGGGGGCCGTCGAGCGCCTCCCCGTGCGGGCCCAGCGGGAGGCTGTAGCCACGCGCGCTCGGCCCCGGGAGCTCGGGGGCGCTGTCCGCGAGCACGGTGTCGCGCAGGCCGAGCGGCCCGAGGATGGACCGGCCCAGCTCCTGCTCGAGGGTCCGGTGGCTGGCCGCCTCCACGACCAGGCCGAGCAGGACGTAGCCGGTGTTGGAGTACGCCCAGGCCGTACCCGCCGGGAAGGCCGGCGGCCGGTCGGCGACCATGGCGACCAG includes the following:
- a CDS encoding serine hydrolase domain-containing protein; this encodes MSELQRLLDRLVAAGAPGAAGWVRDERGSLRAASGVADMRTRQPMRPELRFRAGSLTKALVAAVVLRLVAEGRLSLADPLERWLPGVLPYGDRVSLRQLLNHTGGVPHRTATLMQALYASRPGRLRAWTPQALVAMVADRPPAFPAGTAWAYSNTGYVLLGLVVEAASHRTLEQELGRSILGPLGLRDTVLADSAPELPGPSARGYSLPLGPHGEALDGPLLDFTVQNPSWAGAAGALVSTLPDLTRFFRALLGGRLLPPPLLAEMTTMVAVPPGSAPLPLYDRYGLGL